A stretch of Imperialibacter roseus DNA encodes these proteins:
- the tsaD gene encoding tRNA (adenosine(37)-N6)-threonylcarbamoyltransferase complex transferase subunit TsaD, producing the protein MSPTILAIESSCDETSAAVIRNGKILNNIIATQSVHQRYGGVVPELASRAHQKHIVPVVDQALKEAGIDKHQLDAVAFTQGPGLLGALLVGSSFAKAMAWGLGVPLIAVNHMQAHILAHFIEDPKPVFPFLCLTVSGGHTQIVLVESPMHMQVIGETQDDAVGEAFDKAAKMLELPYPGGPFIDKLAQKGNPEAFRFPLSEMPGLNYSFSGIKTAILYFLRDQTKTDPTFVENNINDICASIQHTLIHMLLQKLKKAAKQTGIKQIAIAGGVAANSGLRQALENQRTELGWEVYIPKFEYCTDNAAMIAMTAHFKYLEKDFSSMDVAPMPRMKF; encoded by the coding sequence ATGTCCCCGACCATCTTAGCGATCGAATCTTCGTGCGATGAGACTTCTGCCGCTGTGATCAGGAACGGTAAAATTCTTAATAATATTATTGCTACGCAATCTGTTCACCAACGATATGGTGGTGTAGTGCCAGAACTGGCCTCCAGAGCACACCAGAAGCATATTGTGCCCGTAGTAGATCAGGCTTTAAAAGAAGCAGGTATTGATAAACACCAACTTGATGCCGTTGCGTTCACACAAGGACCTGGATTATTGGGTGCTTTGCTTGTGGGTAGCTCCTTCGCTAAGGCAATGGCCTGGGGGTTGGGGGTGCCTCTGATAGCCGTTAATCATATGCAGGCTCATATCCTGGCGCATTTTATTGAAGACCCAAAACCGGTATTTCCGTTTCTGTGCCTTACAGTAAGCGGCGGGCACACGCAGATAGTGCTGGTGGAGTCACCCATGCACATGCAGGTGATAGGAGAAACGCAGGACGATGCCGTAGGGGAGGCGTTTGACAAAGCGGCCAAAATGCTGGAGCTGCCCTATCCCGGTGGCCCGTTTATCGATAAGTTGGCGCAAAAAGGCAATCCGGAGGCCTTTCGATTTCCGCTCTCCGAAATGCCAGGCTTGAACTACTCCTTCAGTGGGATAAAAACGGCTATTCTCTACTTCCTGAGAGACCAAACAAAGACCGACCCGACATTTGTTGAAAATAATATCAACGACATTTGCGCCAGTATCCAGCACACTTTGATCCACATGCTTTTACAGAAGCTGAAAAAGGCCGCAAAGCAAACCGGGATAAAGCAAATTGCCATTGCCGGAGGTGTGGCGGCCAACTCAGGGCTTCGGCAAGCACTTGAAAATCAGCGCACTGAGTTAGGTTGGGAAGTTTATATTCCCAAGTTTGAGTATTGCACCGACAACGCAGCGATGATTGCCATGACGGCCCATTTCAAATACCTTGAAAAGGACTTTTCATCCATGGATGTTGCCCCAATGCCTAGGATGAAATTTTAA
- the smpB gene encoding SsrA-binding protein SmpB has protein sequence MAKDDKRFSNSVNIKNKKARFEFEFIDTLVAGIVLKGTEIKSIREGKASLQEAYCYFNRGEIFIKAMNITPYAEATHFNHDPVRERKLLIKKRDIEKWQSKMEEKGLTIVPVRLFMTDKGLAKMEIALAKGKKIHDKRESIKERDSKRELDRLRL, from the coding sequence ATGGCAAAGGACGATAAGCGATTTTCAAACTCAGTAAACATCAAAAACAAGAAGGCTCGTTTTGAGTTTGAGTTTATTGATACGCTTGTAGCAGGCATTGTGCTCAAGGGGACTGAGATCAAGTCCATTCGGGAAGGAAAAGCCAGTTTGCAGGAAGCGTATTGTTACTTCAATAGGGGAGAGATTTTTATCAAGGCGATGAATATTACCCCCTACGCCGAGGCCACCCATTTCAACCATGATCCTGTTAGGGAGCGAAAGCTCCTGATAAAAAAGAGGGACATCGAGAAGTGGCAGTCAAAAATGGAAGAAAAGGGCCTTACCATAGTGCCGGTGAGGCTTTTTATGACCGACAAAGGACTAGCTAAAATGGAAATTGCCCTTGCAAAGGGTAAAAAAATTCATGACAAAAGAGAAAGTATCAAAGAGAGGGATAGCAAGCGAGAGCTAGACCGACTTAGACTGTAA